Proteins encoded by one window of Channa argus isolate prfri chromosome 1, Channa argus male v1.0, whole genome shotgun sequence:
- the LOC137100354 gene encoding NACHT, LRR and PYD domains-containing protein 3-like codes for MNQCEDREEGVPPSKTTLYGRHERETKDQRLKKQRPDSAEPSWVSMKSDQSIRGLINFKDGKAVDQRMKKQRPKHSYVSMKSDRSMRQGINFKDEQAADQRVEQQSSEVLSDQFAQQHQPDLDSIFMLLEDNIVTFVKNQLKEIQRVLRPDYPECSESQREDEEVLDSEDEEQRRSSRDSFVKITVNFLRRMKQEELADCLQSGFDAAVCGHKLKSNLKKKFQCVFEGIAKAGNPTLLNQIYTELYITEGGTGEVNDQHEVRQIETASRKPDRPETTIRQEDIFKASPGRDEPIRRVMTKGVAGIGKTVLTQKFTLDWAEDKANQDIQFTFPLTFRELNVLKEKKFSLVELVHQFFPETKEAGISRFEEFQVVFIFDGLDECRLPLDFHNNEILTDVTESTSVDVLLTNLIRGNLLPSARLWITTRPAAANQIPPECVNMVTEVRGFTDPQKEEYFRKRFRDEEQASRIISHIKTSRSLHIMCHIPVFCWITATVLEDVLKTREGGELPKTLTEMYIHFLVVQSKLKNIKYDGGAETDPHWNKKSRKMIESLGKLAFEQLQKGNLIFYESDLTECNIDIRAASVYSGVFTQIFKEERGLYQDKVFCFVHLSVQEFLAALHVHLTFSNSGVNLLSEQKSTSLWSKLFIPDLKFLYQSAVDKTLQSPNGHLDLFLRFLLGLSLQDNHTLLRGLLTRTGSGSQTNQETVQYIKKKISENLSPEKSINLFHCLNELNDGSLVEEIQQSLRSGRLSTDKLSPAQWSALVFILLSSEKDLNAFDLKKYSASEEALLRLLPVVKASNKALLIGCNLSERSCEALSSVLSSQSSSLRELNLSHNDLQDSGVKLLCAGLKQHHCRLETLRLSGCNLSERSCEALSSVLSSQSSSLRELDLSNNDLQDSGVKLLCAGLKQQPCRLETLRLSGCNLSERSCEALSSVLSSQSSSLRELDLSYNDLQDSGVKLLCAGLKQHHCRLETLSLSGCLITEEGCASLASALSSNPSHLRELDLSYNYPGDSGVKLLSAGLDDPHWRLDTLRVDHGGPQRLKPGVRKYACELELDPNTVNRNLQLSDNNRKVTCVWEDQSYPDHPDRFNLCPQLLCRNVLTGRCYLEVEWRGRVDISVSYRGIRRKGNSYDSVFGLNDQSWSLYCSDRCYSVMHNEIKTPISSSSVSHRVAVYVDCPGCSLSFYSVSSDKLIHLHTFNTTFTEPMYPGFSIYPGSSLSLCSV; via the exons atgaatcagtgtgaggacagagaggagggagtcccTCCCTCTAAGACCACTCTGTATGGGCGACATGAGAGAGAGACCAAAGaccagag GttgaagaagcagagaccagactctgctgaacccagctgggtctctatgaagagtgaccAGTCTATAAGGGGCCTAATTAACTTTAAAGATGGAAAAGCTGTTGATCAAAG gatgaagaagcagagaccaaaACACAGCTATgtgtctatgaagagtgaccggTCTATGAGACAAGGCATTaactttaaagatgaacaagcTGCTGATCAAAG agttgagcagcagagctcagaggttctcagtgatcagtttgcccagcagcatcaaccagacctggactccatatttatg ctgctggaggacaacattgtcacttttgtgaagaaccaGCTGAAAGAGATCCAGAGGGTCCTGAGACCAGATTACCCAGAATGCTCcgagagtcagagggaggatgaggaggtgttggacagtgaggatgaagagcagaggaggagcagcagagattcatttgtgaagatcacagtgaacttcctgaggagaatgaagcaggaggagctggctgactgtctgcagagcg GATttgatgctgcagtgtgtggaCATAAACTCAAGTCtaacctgaagaagaagttccagtgtgtgtttgagggcatcgctaaagcaggaaacccaacccttctgaatcagatctacacagagctctacatcacagagggagggactggagaggtcaatgatcaacatgaggtcagacagattgaaacagcatccaggaaaccagacagaccagaaacaacaatcagacaagaagacatctttaaagcctcacctggaagagatgaaccaatcagaagagtgatgacaaagggagtggctggcattgggaaaacagtcttaacacagaagttcactctggactgggctgaagacaaagccaaccaggacatacagttcacatttccattgactttcagagagctgaatgtgctgaaagagaaaaagttcagtttggtggaacttgttcaccagttctttcctgaaaccaaagaagcaggaatcagcaggtttgaagagttccaggttgtgttcatctttgacggtctggatgagtgtcgacttcctctggacttccacaacaatgagatcctgactgatgttactgagtccacctcagtggatgtgctgttgacaaacctcatcagggggaacctgcttccctctgctcgcctctggataaccactcgacctgcagcagccaatcagatccctcctgagtgtgtaaacatggtgacagaggtcagagggttcactgacccacagaaggaggagtacttcaggaagagattcagagatgaggagcaggccagcagaatcatctcccacatcaagacatcacgaagcctccacatcatgtgccacatcccagtcttctgctggatcactgctacagttctggaggatgtgttgaaaaccagagagggaggagagctgcccaagaccctgactgagatgtacatccacttcctggtggttcagtccaaactgaagaacatcaagtatgatggaggagctgagacagatccacactggaataaaaagagcaggaagatgattgagtctctgggaaaactggcttttgagcagctgcagaaaggaaacctgatcttctatgaatcagacctgacagagtgtaacatcgatatcagagcagcctcagtgtactcaggagtgttcacacagatctttaaagaggagagaggactgtaccaggacaaggtgttctgcttcgtccatctgagtgttcaggagtttctggctgctcttcatgtccatctgacattcAGCAACTCTGGAGTTAATCTGCTGTCAGAACAAAAATCAACATCTCTGTGGTCTAAATTGTTTATTCCTGATCTAAAATTTCTCTACCAGAGTGCTGTGGACAAGACTTTACAGAGTCCAAATGGCCACCTGGACTTGTTCCTCCGCTTCCTCCTTGGTCTTTCTCTGCAGGACAATCATACTCTCCTACGAGGCCTGCTGACCCGGACAGGAAGTGGATCACAGACGaatcaggaaacagtccagtacatcaagaagaagatcagtgagaatctgtctccagagaaaagcatcaacctgttccactgtctgaatgaactgaatgatggttCTCTAGTGGAGGAAATCCAACAGTCCCTGAGATCAGGACgtctctccacagataaactgtctcctgctcagtggtcagctctggtcttcatcttactgtcatcagaaaaagatctgaatgcgtttgacctgaagaaatactctgcttcagaggaggctcttctgaggctgctgccagtggtcaaagcctccaacaaagctct aCTCATtggctgtaacctctcagaaagaagctgtgaagctctgtcctcagttctcagctctcagtcctctagtctgagagaactgaacCTGAGTcacaatgacctgcaggattcaggagtgaagctgttgtgtgctggactgaagcaacatcactgcagactggaaactctcag ACTCagtggctgtaacctctcagaaagaagctgtgaagctttgtcctcagttctcagctcccagtcctcgagtctgagagaactggacctgagtaacaatgacctgcaggattcaggagtgaagctgttgtGTGCTGGACTGAAGCAACAACCTtgcagactggaaactctcag ACTCagtggctgtaacctctcagagagaagctgtgaagctctgtcctcagttctcagctcccagtcctctagtctgagagaactggacctgagttacaatgacctgcaggattcaggagtgaagctgttgtgtgctggactgaagcaacatcactgcagactggaaactctcag tctgtcaggttgtctgatcacagaggaaggttgtgcttctctggcctcagctctgagctccaacccctcccatctgagagagctggacctgagctacaattatccaggagactcaggagtgaagttGCTCTCTGCTGGACTTGATgatccacactggagactggacactctcag gGTGGACCATGGTGGACCACAGAGACTGAAACCTGGTGTgaggaagt atgcttgtgaactggaactggacccaaacacagtaaacagaaacctacaactgtctgacaacaacaggaaggtgacatgTGTGTGGGAGGATCagtcatatcctgatcatccagacagatttaaCTTGTGtcctcagctgctgtgtagaaatgttctgactggtcgctgttacttGGAGGTCGAGTGGAGAGGAAGAGTTGatatatcagtgagttacagaggaatcagaaggaaaggaaataGTTATGACAGTGTGTTTGGATTGAACGATCAGTCCTGGAGTCTGTACTGCTCTGATCGTTGTTACTCTGTCATGCACAATGAGATAAAAACACCCATCTCCtcgtcctctgtctctcacagagtagcagtgtatgtggactgtcctggttgctctctgtccttctacagtgtctcctctgacaaactgatccacctccacaccttcaacaccacattcactgaacctaTGTATCCTGGGTTCAGTATCTATCCTGGTTCCTCgttgtctctgtgcagtgtgtag